CCAAACTCATTAAGAGTCAGCTCTAGAAAACTAAGCTTAAAAAGAGGCAAGTGCATGGTGCGACCCCCGGACTCGCCTGCGTGATGGTCTTGTCGTCGAGAACACGTCCCCAGAAGTTGAGTTCGGTGATCTCTCCGCTGAAACTTTGGTCGCGGTGGAAGCCCCCGGCGAGACTGTCCTGTTCCTGTCCTGTCATCATTCAGGAGTACGCGTCATCAGTGATGCCCGAAACCCAggaattattgttgtattttgttttaaaaggCGTAAAATAGAGAGAGTGGAGTTGTGAGGAGCCACATGTTAGCTTATACAGAGAATGGCGACCGGGATTCTCACCAATGATAAAAGCGCCGCCTGAATCGAGAGGACCGATTATTTCGGAAAGGAAACCTTCCTCACGGCGCTCCCCGTTGAGGTAGATGCGCCACTCGCCCGTTCCGAGGTCGTAGGTGAAGCAGAAGTGGGCCCAAGAGCGCAGCGGCGTCGTGAGCTTGGTTAGTGCCCACTTGCTGTGTAGCGAGACCTTGTACCCCGTCATACGATGGTCTAGAAAGGTCGTATAATGATGGTACAAAATAGGAACTTTTtaactattcatttttttttttttttaaccaaaaatATACGGCTATATACAGCATGTATGGTtaggatacatacattcatgataGATACATACTCATGTTAGTTACGTTCCTATATAACATGCTTATATGCAGCTGTAGGAGTAAGGTCCCACGGGTACCACTCACCCATTCGTATTACGTTATCAAGATCATCTGACAGCGCGTACGACATGAGTGTTGACTCCTCACGAAACCTTGCCAGACGGAGGCGGTAACACACGCTGAAGCTGAAGAGTTTCGGGAAGGGCGTCACCAAGTGGGCAAAGCTCTCTGAAGAAGGAATGCCGGACTCCTGAAGGAAGAGGATCGGTACCTGGGTAGCGGTGGCACTTGGAGGCATGTCCactggggaaagagagaagagggtttTTATCGCCCTGTCGCACTTTCGAACTTATATTTTGGTATCTCCtacatttcattttgttttctctctctctttctgtcattaactctatcaatctattcatctatctgtcagtataaacgtatctccctgtctctcactaTATAAATTCCATTCTTTCTTACACTCTTTGTCTACCACCAAGCGATAAGGAGATATTTACCTGTCTGAGCCTCgttggaaggaaaggagaagagaaagagcatcaGACTCAACCACAGTTTATTCTTTCCTTGCGTCATCATTGGATCACGGGATCTAAAAGGAAGTCTTTATGTTAGTACATTTATTTGATTTACGTACACAAGTGATCTTACCCGTGCCCGTCAGAGAAAAACCCGAATATGAATTGACTGGAGTTAGTAATGAAACTCGTATTTCTGGATGTGACGATTTGTCGTCATCCACTCATTGCAAGTGGCTGAGAGATGGATAAAGGTTTAATATTCCTTTCATATTTCAAGGAGCATTTTTCATTTAAATAATGAACAAAGTTGATAAGAAAGTTGTTAATTAATGTAATAGATGCAACAGGTGTGGGTTATGTATGCAGGGGTAGGATTTCAGTGAGATAACGTGAGCTTCCCTCAAAAGACGGAGGGCAATTTTTTGATACATTCAAAAATATAAAGTACGTCTTATGTACCCGTAAAtacgacgtatatatatatatatatatatatatatatatatatatatatatacatatatatatatatacatatatatatatgtatatatatatatatatatatatgaatatatatatatatatatatatatgaatatatatatatatataaatatatatatatataaatatatatatatatatatatatatatatatatatatatatatatatatatacgtacacatacgtacacatacatacgtacacacacacatctatccatctatctatatatatatatatatacacacacacacacacacacacacatatatatatatatatatatatatatatatatatatatatatgtgcgtgtgtaggtgcgtgtgtatgtatgtgtgtgtgtgcgtgtgtgtgtgtgtgtgtgtgtgtgtgtgtgtgtgtgtgtgtatgtgtgtgtgtgtgtgtgcgtgtgtgtgtgtgtgtgtgtgtgtgtgtatgcatacatatatatatatgtatatatatatgcatgcatatgcatatatatttatatgtatatatatgtatatacatatatatatttatatatatatatatgtatatacatatatatatatatatatatatatacatatatatatatatatatatatatatatatatgtatatacatatatatatatatatatatatatatatatatacatatagatatatatgcatatgcatgcatatatatatatatatatatatatatatatatatcatcatcatcattatggagctaacgccggcaggggcgcatagccgcatccaccctccgcttccacctacgaggatccctcatggcaaaccgccaggcaggggcccggcccatctctagttcctcacgacaggtttgatcgatttgcccaagccacgaccttctcggtcgtcccacaggcctcctccacccagggttgtctcggacagagacaacctgatgggcaggatcatcctgtgggagtcgagccaagtggccatatagcctgagttggcgatcacggattgtgcaagtaacaggtcctgtaccggtctcacggtgcagccgttggttggacacatggtcccgccaactgtaccccatgatccggcgcaaggatctgttacaaaaggcatcaagacgagattccagagcacaagatagtgtccaagtttcactaccatagagtaaaactggaagtatcagggccttgaaaacacgtaacttggttcttctgcacaggtaccgacatctccaaatactcttgtcgagagacttcatgacccctgctgccaggccaatccgtctactgacttcttggtctgacagcccagagtcgtgaaatgcactaccgaggtatataaagctctttgtgacttcgatgttttccccgcaagcacgtatcgactgtacagggtctcctagcaggccctcaaaatcctggatcttggtcttggtccaggagacctctagccccaggggcttcgcttcattgctaaatgcatcaagaggcgctacaagggtttccagagattcagagagtacggcaacatcatcggcaaagtcaaggtctgtaaccttgatattgcccagagttgctccacagtgactttggacagtagctctacccagtatccaatccatgcaagtgttgaaaagtgttggtgcaagaacacagccttgcctcacccctgaactaacagggaagaagctcgacaggcccccaccacactttacagcactttcagtgcctgtatacaggtttgctattagtccaataatccttattggaattcctcttagtctcaggatctcccagagagattcgcgatgcaccgtgtcaaacgccttcttgagatcgatgtaggctttgaggagcccacgtccgaactcacgacggcgctctataatgattcgaagcgccaggatgcggtctattgtggacttaccaggagtgaaaccagattgctccggtctttggtgcttcaacaggtggtccctaatacgtctcagtaagatgtgtgcgagtaccttgcctggtacactgagtagtgtaatgcctcggtgattgctgcagtcccaccgatcccctttccccttccagagagggatgaccacacccctcagcaggtcaaggggaaaggtaccagtctgccagatggcagacaggactgcatgcaagccccttgccataggttctccaccagcctttaacaattcggctgggatgccacagacacctgctgctttaccactcttcagcttggagatcgcccccctgatttcggtcagggagggtggatcctcgctgatgggtggatctggcagaggagtctcaacattacctgcatccatgttaactgttggtggatcaaccttatacaactgctcaaaatactcagcccgacacacgcaccccatcaggatctgagattatctggccacttgctgagcggactgcagccgtctgtgagggggacttggagttcagctttctcagagcttggtaggcaggacgaaggtcatttacaaggaaatggctttcgacctcctctgcaagactactgataaactgttccttatcccttctcaacagtgacctagtcctgcgcaccagagagcggtgcaaagtgcgatcccctgacagtcgagccgcacgacaagcatctgtggcttccagcgtctcctgcgagatggaattctgtcttgttcttgggcgttcaccaatggattcctgagctgcatcaagcgtttcacgcttgaaggtatcccacataagaacagggtctgtctggccctcgagtgctgtgagacgaccagagatagcctctgcaaacccccgggtacactcgtcctccctcaatctgtccaaattaaacaccctagggtgttcatttgggcgacggggggttctaaagtggagccggagagtagccaccactattctatggtcagttccacagaactcagcgctttgatataccctgcagttctggaggatcctccatcgagtgctaacgaggatgtggtcgatctccttggccactcttcctgtatcgctgtaccaagtccagcgatgcgggtcagaacgctgataccaggagccagaaatcctcaatttctgggacctagcaaagtcacggaaaaggaggctattctcactgccagcatcagctcctgagccatgaggaccgacagacatctcgtagccagctcgatcacagccggataccgcattgaagtcgcccagcacaatacgaatatttcgccgaggacatctgtctgccacagatgcaagtttggcgtaaaacatctctttcacctcaagtttatatacatccgtaggagcgtatacagcaacaagagacatgaagccaaatgaaagcttcagtctcaataccatgatacgctcatcgactggagtgacctcaactaccaagggttgaagtctgctggagatggctatggctactccctggagatggtggccatcgctgcggcccgaccagtagtaggtgtagccacccacactaatcgtgccactgccaggtcttctcacctccgagagagcagccacctcaactctcagctgtttcaattccctcgatagtagtggtaaccgatcgtcctgtcgcagggaacggatgttccaagcccccaccctgacagtccgcctgaggtctaacctcgggcagtcactccgggtgggcgccacctctgccgcccctaccgacgccgccccatatatatatatacatatatatataaatatatatacatatttagttatatatatatatatatatatatatatatatatatgaatgaatggtcaaaggctatggaagttcaccctatgcaaaacaactgctgccttgtagttgatatatatatatatatatatatatatatatatatatatatatatatatatattcatatatatatttatatgtatatatatgtatatatactatatatatatatatatatatatatatattcatatatatatttatatgtatatatatatgtatatataatatatatatatatatatatatatatatatatatatatatatatatatatatatatatatggtcatgcacatacacacacacacacacacacacacacatatgcgtatgtgtgtgtatatatatatgtgtgtgtgtgttttttttgtgtgattatgtgtgtgtgtgtgtgtgtgtgtatgagtgtgtgtgtgtgtgtgttttgtgtgtttgtgtgtttgtgtgtgtgtgtttgtgtgtgtgtgtgtgtgtgtgtgtgtgtgtgtgtgtgtgtgtgtgtgtttgtgtgtgtgtttatccagaGATATTAATTTCCATGTTTAATATACATAAAACTACACAACTATcgtgtaaaagaaaacaaaaccttttttttataatcaatatcaagAACTATTAATGACATAATTTTGTCAATTACAAACACGCCACACCATTCCAAACGGTAAGTAATTCAGTAGCTATTGGGTGTATAATTACAtctaatgcatgcatgtatttttgtattacttgATTAACATTAATGGGGTAATTCAATTTACAAGCAGTaggcaaaaaagaagagaaaaagataatataccGTCTTGGATTTCTAACGTGGATAAAGGTATAATTCAGTATTAGCTTCACTTGATGTAATTTAAGGTATAAGACATACATAAGAACTCATATCCCATTGAGTTCGTGCTGACACACACACGATTTAGCAGAGACTATCGATGAAGGCAACTTGATTCTGTGAATCATTTATTCATGAATGACTTAATAGTAAGCCTACACGCCAAGATACATACGTATTGATCCACACGGActcacaaaaatatacacacgcatacacatatacacaagcgcgcgcgcatacatgcaCTAGGAAAATAACCTCAGAGAACCTACGCTTAAATATCAACGGGTTTATAGAAAATTATTGGGGAAATTATTAGGTAAAAACAAATGCAAggcctgtacatacatatatgtatatatgtatgtacatacatatatacatatatatatgtacatatatatgtatatatattatgtat
This genomic interval from Penaeus chinensis breed Huanghai No. 1 chromosome 11, ASM1920278v2, whole genome shotgun sequence contains the following:
- the LOC125030392 gene encoding neuronal pentraxin-2-like, encoding MTQGKNKLWLSLMLFLFSFPSNEAQTVDMPPSATATQVPILFLQESGIPSSESFAHLVTPFPKLFSFSVCYRLRLARFREESTLMSYALSDDLDNVIRMDHRMTGYKVSLHSKWALTKLTTPLRSWAHFCFTYDLGTGEWRIYLNGERRQEQDSLAGGFHRDQSFSGEITELNFWGRVLDDKTITQIWFFLELGFLDLMLT